In the Wyeomyia smithii strain HCP4-BCI-WySm-NY-G18 chromosome 2, ASM2978416v1, whole genome shotgun sequence genome, one interval contains:
- the LOC129723982 gene encoding 26S proteasome regulatory subunit 7, whose product MPDHLGDDMRKIKSDSKEVEPEIEALDDVDIELLKTYGQGQYHKAIKQIEEDIQKAIKQVNELTGIKESDTGLAPPALWDLAADKQILQNEQPLQVARCTKIINADSDDPKYIINVKQFAKFVVDLADSVAPTDIEEGMRVGVDRNKYQIHIPLPPKIDPTVTMMQVEEKPDVTYSDVGGCKEQIEKLREVVETPLLHPEKFVNLGIEPPKGVLLFGPPGTGKTLCARAVANRTDACFIRVIGSELVQKYVGEGARMVRELFEMARSKKACLIFFDEIDAIGGARFDDGAGGDNEVQRTMLELINQLDGFDPRGNIKVLMATNRPDTLDPALMRPGRLDRKVEFGLPDLEGRTHIFKIHARSMSVERDIRFELLARLCPNSTGAEIRSVCTEAGMFAIRARRKVATEKDFLEAVNKVIKSYAKFSATPRYMTYN is encoded by the exons ATGCCAGATCATCTAGGGGATGATATGCGGAAAATTAAGTCCGACAGCAAAGAAGTTGAACCGGAAATTGAAG CTCTTGATGACGTGGATATTGAGTTGTTAAAAACCTAC GGGCAAGGTCAGTATCACAAGGCCATAAAACAAATTGAGGAAGACATACAGAAAGCTATCAAGCAAGTCAATGAATTAACTGGTATTAAGGAGAGTGATACAGGTTTGGCTCCGCCTGCGCTTTGGGATCTTGCGGCTGATAAGCAAATTCTACAAAATGAGCAACCATTACAg GTCGCACGTTGTACTAAAATAATCAATGCTGATTCGGACGATCCAAAATATATTATCAATGTGAAACAATTTGCAAAATTCGTCGTTGACTTAGCTGATTCTGTTGCACCAACCGATATTGAGGAAGGAATGCGTGTTGG gGTTGATCGCAACAAATATCAGATTCATATTCCTCTTCCTCCAAAAATAGATCCAACAGTAACAATGATGCAAGTGGAGGAAAAACCGGACGTTACTTATAGTGACGTTGGAGGGTGCAAAGAACAAATAGAAAAGTTACGTGAAGTTGTTGAAACTCCATTGTTGCATCCGGAAAAATTTGTCAATCTTGGCATTGAACCACCAAAAGGTGTTTTGCTGTTTGGTCCTCCAGGCACTGGGAAAACTTTGTGTGCAAGAGCTGTAGCAAATCGCACTGATGCTTGCTTTATTCGTGTTATTGGGTCAGAATTAGTCCAAAAATATGTCGGCGAAGGAGCTCGTATGGTACGTGAGTTGTTTGAAATGGCTCGTTCGAAAAAAGCTTGTCTTATTTTCTTTGATGAGATTGACGCCATAGGAGGTGCACGTTTTGACGATGGTGCTGGAGGTGACAATGAAGTACAGAGAACTATGTTAGAGCTAATCAATCAGTTGGATGGTTTCGATCCGCGGGGAAACATAAAGGTTCTAATGGCAACAAACCGACCGGACACTCTGGATCCGGCTCTAATGCGACCAGGAAGATTGGATCGTAAGGTAGAATTTGGCCTTCCAGATTTGGAAGGAAGAACGcacatttttaaaattcatgCTCGATCAATGTCAGTTGAAAGAGATATTCGTTTCGAATTACTTGCTCGTTTGTGTCCTAATTCCACTGGTGCAGAAATTCGTTCGGTTTGCACAGAAGCTGGTATGTTCGCTATTAGAGCCAGACGCAAAGTTGCAACGGAGAAAGATTTCCTCGAGGCAGTGAATAAAGTCATTAAAAGTTATGCGAAATTCAGCGCTACTCCTAGATATATGACATATAATTGA